The sequence TCGAGGTAATTGATATCTTTTTAAGCAATCTAAAGTCTCTGAATGGGCTTTAACACTATGGACAATAACAGGCAAATTAACGGCTTTTGCTAACCGTAATTGAGCTTCAAAAAAAGCCAGTTGTTGCGGCCAAGTCACAGAATAAAGTTTATCTAAACCACACTCACCAATAGCTACAAATCGAGAACACCCAATCCATCTTGATACCTCAGATGCTAATGCTTGAAGTGATGCATCGATATCCTGCGGACAGAACCAAGGGTGAATACCCAGTGCAAAGTAGGCTTGATATTGCTCTGCAACGGTAAGTTGTTTTTGCCAATGAGAAGGGGAAACGCCAGGAATAATCAGGTTTTTTATCCCAGCTCGATGCATTTTTAGCACAACTTCACTGCGATCCGCATCAAATTCGGCAAAGTCCAAATGAGCATGGGTATCTAGCACAGAAAATGCCTCATTCAGACGTTTTATCAGTAGGCGATGAAACCTGCTTATCTTCCGTCAAACAGGAAGAACGCTTTGAAACTAAAGGAGGATCCTCAAGCCTCGGCATACAACAACGACGATTCTCAGGTGTTAATCCCATCCGATCACACCACCGGATGTAAGCTTGCCATGATTTTGTGATCCAATTAGCCATAACCGCATCCAGAAAAGTAAATTAGATACAAAAATGGCGGTAAATTACCGCCATTTCAACAACTATGATCACCCTAACAGAGTTAATGTTCGCGAGTTTTCGCAAACTCTATATCAGGATATCTTTCCATCGAAAGATTGAGGTTAACCATCGTTGGCGCAATATAGGTCAAGTTGTCGCCGCCATCAAGCGCCAAGTTTTGGCTGCACTTACGGCGAAACTCTTCTAGCTTACGCTCATCTTTACAATAAACCCAGCGGGCAGTCGACACGCTAATGCCTTCATAAATCGCCTCGACGTTATACTCACTCTTCAAACGTCCCACAACCACTTCAAACTGCAGTACCCCCACCGCACCAACAATTAAATCATTGGTATCAAGAGGACGGAATACCTGTACAGCACCTTCTTCAGATAACTGAACTAAGCCTTTTAGTAGTTGTTTTTGCTTAAGTGGATCACGCAGACGAATACGGCGGAACATTTCAGGGGCGAAATTAGGTACGCCTGTAAAACGGAATTTCTCACCTTGAGTAAAGGTATCACCAATACGAATGGTGCCATGGTTATGTAAGCCAATGATATCCCCAGGATAGGCTTCTTCGGCACGCTCACGATCGCCCGCCATAAAGGTCAAGGCATCACTGACGTTAACATCTTTACCAATACGCACATGGTGCATCTTCATACCCTGTTCATAACGGCCTGAACAGACACGCATAAAGGCAACACGGTCACGGTGTTTGGGATCCATGTTTGCTTGGATCTTGAACACGAACCCAGTGAACTTTTCCTCATCAGGCATGATCACCCGAGTGTCACTTTCACGTGGTAATGGCTTAGGAGCCCATTCCACAATGCCATCAAGAATATGATCAACACCAAAGTTACCTAAAGCGGTACCAAAAAATACGGGGGTCAATTCGCCTTTCAAGAAAGCCGCATGATCAAACTCATTCGACGCACCGCGCACTAATTCCATCTCATCACGTAAATCGGCAGCATAACTACCAATCGCTTTATCAAGATCTGGATTATTAATGCCTTCAATCACACGACGTTCTTGAATCGTATGACCCATACCGCTTTGATACAACACGACTTCATCACGCAGAATATGGTATACGCCTTTAAATTCTTTACCGCTGCCAATAGGCCAAGTAATAGGAGCACAGGCAATATTCAGTACGTTTTCGACTTCATCCATCAGATCGATAGGATCACGGATATCACGGTCGAGTTTGTTCATAAAAGTCACGATCGGCGTATCACGCAGACGAGTCACTTCCATCAACTTGATTGTTCGGTCTTCGACACCCTTTGCAGAGTCGATCACCATCAGACATGAGTCAACCGCAGTCAAAGTACGATAAGTATCTTCGGAGAAGTCTTCGTGACCAGGCGTATCGAGTAGGTTAACGAGGGCGCCACCATAGGGAAATTGCATGACAGACGTAGTAATCGAAATACCGCGGTCTTTCTCCATTTCCATCCAGTCAGACTTTGCATGCTGACCCGATTTTTTACCTTTAACCGTACCCGCTTTTTGTAAAGCGTTTCCGAATAACAGCACTTTCTCGGTAATGGTTGTTTTACCCGCGTCGGGGTGCGATATGATCGCGAAGGTGCGACGTTTATCCACCTCTACTTTATTGCCTGACATATTAACCTATGCACTAGTATCGCTAAAAAGGCGCAAATTATAGCGCCTCAGTTCTCACTTGGCTAGGCAAAGCCCGAGATGAGCCCGGGCTGAAGAGGTTATTTTGTGTCTTCGAGCAAACCCTTAACTTTTGCTAGCTCAATTCGGGCATATCTGTGTTCAACAAAATCATAGATATTAGTCGCGAGTGTAAGCCGTAAGTAATTTGCTGCATCTTGATATTGCTTTTGCTCTATCGCCATTTTTGCAAGATAAAAATACGCTTCACATAAACGCTCTGCATATTCTTTTGGATGAGTTAAACCTTCTTTGGCTGCATTAAACACATCATCACGGCGCTTGTGTCCTAAATAATAATCGACAATAACCGTTGACCATACTCCGTTATCAAGATTCTTACGATTTTCTAATAACCGCTGTTTGGCTTGTTCGTGATTATCTTTGGACTCTATCAAATATAACCACAATGCACGATAACCGTCTTTATTATCACCAGCATAAAAGGCTTGCATATCTTTAATGGCAAGCGCATTTCGATCGCCATAGTAAAGTGCTATCCCACGGTTTAGATAGGCATAATCGTAATTAGGAGCAAGTTCCAATACGCCATCGAAAGCTTCATAGGCGCTGTCATACTCGCCCTCTTGGGTATAATAAATACCAAGAAAATTATAAGCGTCAGCAAGATCTGGCTGCAGTTTAAGTGCTTGCATAAAATCGATACGCGCCAATAGCCTTAAACCTACACTGTCGTATATTACGCCGCGATCATAATGAAATCTGGCTCTCTGTTCATTTGTCAGTTCGACGGCAGATAAAATCTCATTAAGCTTAGCGAGTGTGACCTCGACTTTATAGTCAGGCATCACAGGCGCTACGACTAACTTGCCTTCAAGATCATTGTGGTTATCTAAAGGGGACTGAGTGGTCGTCGCACATCCAGCCAACATCAGGCTGGCACCCGCCAGCACAGCAACAACCGCGGTTCTAATTTTAAGACTCATCCATTTCTACCTTTTTAGATTCCCAACACATGCAGAAGAGTATTCATCATAGCAATCCCACCAGAGGACTTCTATTAACGAATAGCATTAATCACAATTATATTAAATTCGACCCAAGAAAAAGGAGATCAATTGATCTCCTTTCTATGCAATCACTTAAAAGCACATGGAATATTGAGCCTATGGCTCAGTTATTCTGCTGCAGCTTCTTTCGTTTGTGCTTCTTTGATTGATAAGCGTACACGACCTTGACGATCCACTTCCATTACCTTAACAGCAACTTCTTGGTTAAGTTCAAGGTGATCAGACACGTTAGCCACACGTTCATCACTGATTTGTGAAATGTGTACTAAACCATCTTTGCCCGGCAGAATGTTCACAAATGCACCGAAATCAACGATACGGATCACTTTACCATTATAGATACGGCCCACTTCGACTTCTGAAGTGATTTCTTCAATACGGCGGATAGCTTCTTTGGTCGCTTCACCATTTGAAGAGGCAATTCTTACCGTACCATCATCTTCCAGCTCAATCGTAGTGCCAGTTTCTTCGGTCAGAGCACGAATAACTGCGCCACCTTTACCGATAACATCACGGATTTTCTCTGGGTTAATTTTGATTGTAGTGATACGTGGAGCATGATCAGAAATATCATCACGGTGCGAACCAATCGCTTGATCCATCACATTTAGAATATGCACACGTGCGCCATAGGCTTGTTGTAGTGCAATTTCCATAATTTCTTTGGTGATACCTTCGATCTTGATATCCATTTGCAGTGCAGTAATACCACCACGGGTACCCGCCACTTTAAAGTCCATATCACCTAAATGATCTTCATCACCTAAGATGTCTGAAAGTACGACAAAATCATCGCCTTCTTTTACAAGACCCATAGCAATACCTGCTACAGAAGTCTTGATAGGTACACCCGCATCCATCAGCGCAAGGGAAGTACCACAGACAGACGCCATAGAACTTGAACCATTAGATTCAGTAATTTCAGATACAACGCGCACGCTGTATGGAAATTCTTCTGCCGATGGCATCACAGCGTTAATACCACGCCATGCTAACTTTCCATGACCGATTTCGCGGCGCTTAGGTGAACCCACCATACCGGTTTCACCAACAGAGTAAGGAGGGAAGTTATAGTGCAACATAAAACGATTAGTGCGCTCACCCATGATGCTATCGATCTTCTGTGCATCACGTTCAGTACCTAAAGTACAAGTTACTAAGGCTTGGGTTTCGCCGCGAGTGAACAAGGCGCTACCGTGAGTACGTGGCAATACTCCCGCTAATACACTTAACGCACGGATCATATCGGGTTCACGACCATCGATACGCGGCTCGCCACGAATAATACGACCACGAACGACTTTCTTCTCTAAGCTGCCCAGTAAATTGTCTACTTCACGTAAATCAATATTTGGATTGCTTGCTAATAACGCTTCTTTCGTTGCAGCTTTAACTACAGCAACTTGAGCATAACGGTCTTGCTTAACTTGGATTTTATACGCATCGCCTAAACCCGCTTCAGCCAACTCTTTAATTTGAGCAACAAGCGTTTCATCTTGCACTGGCGCAGTCCAATCCCACATTGGTTTACCCGCTTCAGCTTTAAACTCAGCAATCGCGTTAATAACCACTTGTTGTTGATCGTGACCATAAACAACAGAACCTAACATCACTTCTTCTGGTAATGCTTGGGCTTCTGATTCCACCATTAACACTGCACTTGCTGTACCAGCAACCACTAAGTTCAATTGGCTCGTTTCAATTTGAGCCACTGTTGGGTTCAATACATATTCACCATTGATATAACCGACACGAGCAGCGCCCAAAGGACCGCTAAACGGGATACCAGAAATGGCCAATGCAGCAGAAGTACCGATCATAGAGATGATATCTGGCTCAATTTGTGGGTCGACAGATACAACTGTGATGATAACTTGAACTTCGTTTTTGAAACCATTAGGGAAAAGAGGACGAATTGGGCGGTCAATAAGACGAGCAATTAATGTCTCATCTTCTGAAGGACGACCCTCACGCTTAAAGAAACCGCCAGGAATTTTACCTGCTGCGTAGGTTTTTTCTTGATAGTTAACAGTCAGAGGGAAAAAATCACGACCGGCTTCGGCTTCTTTTTTACCAACAACAGTGACTAACACTGTTGTGTCACCCATACTTGCTAACACAGCGGCATCAGCTTGACGCGCTATAACGCCTGTTTCCAGGGTGACTGTATGTTGACCATACTCAAAACTCTTTACAATTGGATTCACGTGACCCATTCCTTAATTAATGACCTTGAATTACGCGCGTAAGTATACTGCAATTAAGGACAATAGATAAAGAGCAGATAATGATGACAAAGACCTATCTTTTCACTAAAGTGGACAAATTGATAAAGAGTTGTACTTCAAACTGATACGGAAAATCTACCTTATGGTGAAAAACAACAATAAAGGACAAGCTTTATGACGGGTCGCTTTAAATCCCTAACATGGAAGCAAACTAACCTCGTTGTTTTTACTGCGTTATTTTTTGCCATCGCTATTTTTATAGTTGAAATAGCCCTTGTTGTATTATCAACAAAACAGCAGCTCACCACCACTCAACAAGAATTACTTAATTCAGTTGAGCAACCCGCGGCTAATGCGGTATGGGCTCTTGATGACAACTTAGCGAGACAAACCCTAGAAGGCGCCATCAAAGTTGAGCATGTTGGCTCTGCCGTTATCGAACTTGATGATGGTTCAATGTTTGTCTCTGTCAGCAATACTAAAAGTAATAATTCTCAGACGTTTGTAACGCTGAGTAATAAACTCTTCGATGAATTAAAAGAAATATCCCGACCTTTGTACCGCCCCTTCTATTTTGAAGGAACACAAAAACAACAGCTCATCGGTACACTGACTCTTTTCTATGATACTCAAGAGCTAACAGACACTCTCTTTTCACAACTCAAACTCGGTTTCTTCGCAACTTTGGCGCGAGCCCTCTTACTCACCCTCGTGTTATCGGTTGTATTTCATCGTTTTCTAACCCAACCCATCGCGAGGATCAGTGAAGCTATTGATAAAATTGACCCCGACTCACCGGATGAAAATCTGCTTCCAGTGTCCAATGCACACAAAGATGACGAGCTCGGTTTAGTGACGTCAAAATTTAATCAGATCCTTATTCAATTTAGTCAAACGCAATCAAAACTACGTAAGATGGCAACAAGAGATCCGCTCACAGGACTGCCAAACCGTACACTATTACTCGAAACGATTGCCGTTACTATCCAACGGTCGCGTGTACACAAACGTAGCTTTGCACTCATGTTTATCGATTTAGATCGTTTTAAAAATATTAATGACTCTCTCGGTCATGCACTCGGCGATCAATTTTTAGCTCGTATTGCACGCATTCTTGAGCGTGTTGTCGGTGATAAGGGAACGGTGTCACGCCTAGGTGGCGATGAATTTGTTATTTTAGCCGATGCCGTACATTCACCCGACCAAGCTGCCGACTTTGTCGATAAACTTCTTGTGCAACTTAATGTGCCCATTCAATTGAATGAACATGCGATTCACCCAGCGGCATCCATTGGCATTTCAATTTACCCCGAAGATGGCAATAGTGCCGAAGATCTAATCCGTCATGCCGATATCGCCATGTATAGTGCAAAAGCGGCCGGTTCAAATCAATGGGCCTTTTTTAAACAGCAAATGACAGAGCGTGCTGCGGTAAGATTGCGCACCGAGGCATCACTACATGATGCTTTAAAAAATAATGAATTTCTGCTCTATTTCCAGCCTAAACTAGACCTACAAACAGGTAAAGTCACTGGCTGTGAAGCCTTAATTCGTTGGCAAAAAGATGGGCGCTTGATTAGTCCTATGTCATTTATTCCTGTTGCAGAAGAAACTGGGATCATTATTCCTATTGGCCGCTGGGTGATAGAGCAAAGCTGTAAAACATTAAGGGAATGGCAAAAAAAGTATCACTTCGCGATCCCCATCGCTATTAATGTTGCATCACAACAATTTGCTGATGCAAGTTTAGTATCTGATATCAAACAAATGGCGTTGCGCTACCAAATTCAACCAGAGTTACTCGAAATTGAGATTACAGAAACCTCATTAATGAATGATATTGAGTTGGCCATCAATAAGCTTGAGCAACTCAAGTCGGCAGGTTTTGGTATCGCCGTTGACGATTTTGGCACAGGTTATTCTTCGCTATCCTATCTACGTCATCTCCCCATCACCACTATGAAAATCGACCGTTGTTTTGTATCCGATTTACCGGAAGACAGCGCAATTGCATCGACAATTTTGATGTTAGGTAAGCAACTTAATCTGACCATTGTGGCAGAAGGGATTGAAAATGAATTACAGTTAGACTGGCTTAAGGAAAACCAATGTCAGATAGGCCAAGGGTTTTATTTTAGTCAGCCATTACCGCAAGCAGAATTTGAAACCTTATATATCGCCAGCCAAACTGCAACAATCACAAGTATCGACAGCAGAGCATAGGCAAAACGGTATAACTTAATCTGCGCGCAATAAAAAAGGAGGCTAAGCCTCCTTTTTTACGTTAGTCGACGTGAGATTAACGACGTAGACCTAACTTTTGGATCAGTGCAGTGTAACGCTCAGCATCTGTACGCTTCAGGTAAGCAGTTAACTTACGACGCGCGCTAACCATGCGTAACAGACCACGACGTGAGTGGTGATCGTGGATGTGCTCTTTGAAGTGATCTTGCAAATGGTTGATTTGTGCAGTTAACAAGGCAACTTGAACTTCAGTTGAACCTGTATCGTTTTCGCCGCGGCCAAATTCAGCCAGGATTTTTGCTTTCGCTTCAGTACTTAGTGACATGTGTCTCTCCAAATATATAGTATGAATCTCTAGCCGATCACTAACTCAGCCAGAGGGCGCGCTATTCTACCCATAATCCAACCCTAGCGCAATAAAAAGGCGAGCGTATTTCGAATTGGCAGAATGAATTAATCTGTTACTATCGGCTCGTCATGGATCACTATGAGCCGTTTCGGCGCCAAAAGGCCATCATCATTCATTAAACCAATACCAACGAATCTATGCGCATCCCCTAAGGTGATACGCACTAATGTGTCAGCTTTTAGACCTGTCACACGTACCGCTTGGCCTTGCATCAAATAAGCCGCACTCGCTTCAGGCACATTGACCTCAGGAAAGTCAGCCACTGCCGTATCCATGGGTAATAAGAGAGGATCGAGTAATACACTCAGATCTATCTGTTGTTCATGTGCTTGGGTGACAAGTGCTTCGAGCTGTTCTAGTGTAACCATTTTGGCATAGGGATACTGTGCAACTTGAGTTCGTCGCAACATAATCACATGGGCACCACAACCTAACATTTCACCGAGATCATCAATGATGGTGCGAATATAAGTTCCTTTAGAGCAATGAATGTCTAAGGTCAGCTCATCAC is a genomic window of Shewanella putrefaciens containing:
- a CDS encoding TatD family hydrolase: MLDTHAHLDFAEFDADRSEVVLKMHRAGIKNLIIPGVSPSHWQKQLTVAEQYQAYFALGIHPWFCPQDIDASLQALASEVSRWIGCSRFVAIGECGLDKLYSVTWPQQLAFFEAQLRLAKAVNLPVIVHSVKAHSETLDCLKRYQLPRGGVIHAFSGSPEIALEYIKLGYKLGIGGLIMNPNAKKLLKTVCELPLENFLLETDSPSMAPINVTEKRNQPANAALFIDKIANLQKKSSVLISEHLMLNAMQLFDL
- the prfC gene encoding peptide chain release factor 3 codes for the protein MSGNKVEVDKRRTFAIISHPDAGKTTITEKVLLFGNALQKAGTVKGKKSGQHAKSDWMEMEKDRGISITTSVMQFPYGGALVNLLDTPGHEDFSEDTYRTLTAVDSCLMVIDSAKGVEDRTIKLMEVTRLRDTPIVTFMNKLDRDIRDPIDLMDEVENVLNIACAPITWPIGSGKEFKGVYHILRDEVVLYQSGMGHTIQERRVIEGINNPDLDKAIGSYAADLRDEMELVRGASNEFDHAAFLKGELTPVFFGTALGNFGVDHILDGIVEWAPKPLPRESDTRVIMPDEEKFTGFVFKIQANMDPKHRDRVAFMRVCSGRYEQGMKMHHVRIGKDVNVSDALTFMAGDRERAEEAYPGDIIGLHNHGTIRIGDTFTQGEKFRFTGVPNFAPEMFRRIRLRDPLKQKQLLKGLVQLSEEGAVQVFRPLDTNDLIVGAVGVLQFEVVVGRLKSEYNVEAIYEGISVSTARWVYCKDERKLEEFRRKCSQNLALDGGDNLTYIAPTMVNLNLSMERYPDIEFAKTREH
- the nlpI gene encoding lipoprotein NlpI, with the translated sequence MSLKIRTAVVAVLAGASLMLAGCATTTQSPLDNHNDLEGKLVVAPVMPDYKVEVTLAKLNEILSAVELTNEQRARFHYDRGVIYDSVGLRLLARIDFMQALKLQPDLADAYNFLGIYYTQEGEYDSAYEAFDGVLELAPNYDYAYLNRGIALYYGDRNALAIKDMQAFYAGDNKDGYRALWLYLIESKDNHEQAKQRLLENRKNLDNGVWSTVIVDYYLGHKRRDDVFNAAKEGLTHPKEYAERLCEAYFYLAKMAIEQKQYQDAANYLRLTLATNIYDFVEHRYARIELAKVKGLLEDTK
- the pnp gene encoding polyribonucleotide nucleotidyltransferase, whose translation is MNPIVKSFEYGQHTVTLETGVIARQADAAVLASMGDTTVLVTVVGKKEAEAGRDFFPLTVNYQEKTYAAGKIPGGFFKREGRPSEDETLIARLIDRPIRPLFPNGFKNEVQVIITVVSVDPQIEPDIISMIGTSAALAISGIPFSGPLGAARVGYINGEYVLNPTVAQIETSQLNLVVAGTASAVLMVESEAQALPEEVMLGSVVYGHDQQQVVINAIAEFKAEAGKPMWDWTAPVQDETLVAQIKELAEAGLGDAYKIQVKQDRYAQVAVVKAATKEALLASNPNIDLREVDNLLGSLEKKVVRGRIIRGEPRIDGREPDMIRALSVLAGVLPRTHGSALFTRGETQALVTCTLGTERDAQKIDSIMGERTNRFMLHYNFPPYSVGETGMVGSPKRREIGHGKLAWRGINAVMPSAEEFPYSVRVVSEITESNGSSSMASVCGTSLALMDAGVPIKTSVAGIAMGLVKEGDDFVVLSDILGDEDHLGDMDFKVAGTRGGITALQMDIKIEGITKEIMEIALQQAYGARVHILNVMDQAIGSHRDDISDHAPRITTIKINPEKIRDVIGKGGAVIRALTEETGTTIELEDDGTVRIASSNGEATKEAIRRIEEITSEVEVGRIYNGKVIRIVDFGAFVNILPGKDGLVHISQISDERVANVSDHLELNQEVAVKVMEVDRQGRVRLSIKEAQTKEAAAE
- a CDS encoding putative bifunctional diguanylate cyclase/phosphodiesterase; protein product: MTGRFKSLTWKQTNLVVFTALFFAIAIFIVEIALVVLSTKQQLTTTQQELLNSVEQPAANAVWALDDNLARQTLEGAIKVEHVGSAVIELDDGSMFVSVSNTKSNNSQTFVTLSNKLFDELKEISRPLYRPFYFEGTQKQQLIGTLTLFYDTQELTDTLFSQLKLGFFATLARALLLTLVLSVVFHRFLTQPIARISEAIDKIDPDSPDENLLPVSNAHKDDELGLVTSKFNQILIQFSQTQSKLRKMATRDPLTGLPNRTLLLETIAVTIQRSRVHKRSFALMFIDLDRFKNINDSLGHALGDQFLARIARILERVVGDKGTVSRLGGDEFVILADAVHSPDQAADFVDKLLVQLNVPIQLNEHAIHPAASIGISIYPEDGNSAEDLIRHADIAMYSAKAAGSNQWAFFKQQMTERAAVRLRTEASLHDALKNNEFLLYFQPKLDLQTGKVTGCEALIRWQKDGRLISPMSFIPVAEETGIIIPIGRWVIEQSCKTLREWQKKYHFAIPIAINVASQQFADASLVSDIKQMALRYQIQPELLEIEITETSLMNDIELAINKLEQLKSAGFGIAVDDFGTGYSSLSYLRHLPITTMKIDRCFVSDLPEDSAIASTILMLGKQLNLTIVAEGIENELQLDWLKENQCQIGQGFYFSQPLPQAEFETLYIASQTATITSIDSRA
- the rpsO gene encoding 30S ribosomal protein S15, which gives rise to MSLSTEAKAKILAEFGRGENDTGSTEVQVALLTAQINHLQDHFKEHIHDHHSRRGLLRMVSARRKLTAYLKRTDAERYTALIQKLGLRR